From Sphingomonas sp. PAMC26645:
TCGTCGATTTCTGCGACCTGCATATCGGCGAGTGGCGTCCGTTTTTGGTCTTCAATGTCGCCGATGCAGCGATTACTGTCGGCGTGCTCGTCCTGCTTGTTCGGGCGCTCCTCGTGCGCGAGAAGCCCCCTGTGGAGAATTCCCATGCGTAAGTTCGTACCCCTGGCCGCCGGCCTCACATGCGTCGCGCTGCTCAGTGGTTGCGGGGCAGGCCGAAGCCTCGATCGCGCACGCCCGGACGAGTTTGCGGTCGCGCGCCAAGCGCCGCTGGTGATTCCGCCCGATTTCGCGCTGGTCCCGCCGCAGCCCGGCGCAGCCCGCCCGCAGGATACCGCCGCCAACGCGCAGACGCTCGACGCACTGTTCGGTGGGGCCGCTACGCGCAGCCCGGCCGAGTCGGGCGTCGTCGCTGATGCGGGCGCCGACAATGACGATCCCGGCATCCGCTCCAGCGCAGGCGATCCCGGCACGACGGTCGTCGACAAGGGTTCGACGACGCGCGACATCGTCGCGGCGCCGGAGGGCGACGGCCAGGACGCGAAGACTACCGCGAACTGATCTGGTCCTAGCGGCTGACGAAAAAGGGCGGCTCCTCGCGGGGCCGCCCTTTTTCGTGTCTGACGATGTGGTTCGAAGAGCAGGAGATGCCAGTGGAAGCCTTAGCTTCCCTTCCTTGTTCTCCCGCGAAGGCGGGAGCCCAGTCTGGGTCCCCGCCTTCGCGGGGAAACAAGGTTCAGGGGCGCTCTCTCCTTAGAGCGATCAGAACGCGGCGGTCAGCGACACCAACACCTTGCCGCCGGCGATCGAACCGGTGCCGTCCTGGCCACGGCTGAAGCTCGGCTGGAGATACGCCGACTCGCGCTTCGAGATGTCGGTGTCGACATACGCCACGCCCAGCGTCAGCGGGGTCGTCGGGATCACGTAGTCCGCACCGAACAGCCAGTCCCAATACTCGCCGGTCGGCGACACGCTGGTCGCGAACGGCCCGAGGCCCTTGTTGCCGTTCGAATGGCCGACATGCGCCTTCACGGTCAGCCCAGTGTTGGGGATCCCGCTGCTGATATCGCCCCAGAGGTACAGATTGTCGTCCTTGGCGTTGACGCGGTCGTACACCCCGTTCGCCGCCGACGTACCGTTGACATACCAAGGCCCGAGCGCCTGCTGCTTGGGCGCATAGGCGACGCCCGCGAGCAACGCGACCGGGCCGACGGTGCCCGACAGCTTGGCATAGGGCTCGATGAAGTCGGTGTTGTCGAAGCCGCCCGGATACATGTACCAGGTCGCGCCGACGTCGATCGCGCCGCCGCCACCGATCGGCGTCTTGTAGCCGGCGATCAGATCGAGCTCCATGTTGGAACCGCCGAACGTACCCCAGCCCGCGAGGTTTGAACCCCAGGTGCCGATATAGATGCCGCTCTTGTGCGCGATCGTGATGCCGCCCTGGACGGCGAGGTTCTCGTCCGACTGTGACACGCCGCGAAAGCGATAGTCGTTGGTCAGCCCGACCGAACCCGAGACGGTGACCTCCTTGGGGGGCGCCGTGGCCGCATCCTGCGCGAACGCTGGCGTTGCGGCAGCCAAAGCAATGCCGCCGAGAAGAAGTGTGGTGAAGCGCATCGTTTCCCTTTCGATACCGGAAGTCGATGTCCGCCCTGCATCCGTGGACGCCGCATCTTTCGGGGCCGAACCCCAGTGCGGTCTTTCCAACGGTGACACCGCGATGACAGCCCATGGTGCGCCGCACAAGCGAATCTTGCGTACAATCGGGCTTTGACAGCGCGCATGTTGC
This genomic window contains:
- a CDS encoding DUF3035 domain-containing protein yields the protein MRKFVPLAAGLTCVALLSGCGAGRSLDRARPDEFAVARQAPLVIPPDFALVPPQPGAARPQDTAANAQTLDALFGGAATRSPAESGVVADAGADNDDPGIRSSAGDPGTTVVDKGSTTRDIVAAPEGDGQDAKTTAN
- a CDS encoding TorF family putative porin, which encodes MRFTTLLLGGIALAAATPAFAQDAATAPPKEVTVSGSVGLTNDYRFRGVSQSDENLAVQGGITIAHKSGIYIGTWGSNLAGWGTFGGSNMELDLIAGYKTPIGGGGAIDVGATWYMYPGGFDNTDFIEPYAKLSGTVGPVALLAGVAYAPKQQALGPWYVNGTSAANGVYDRVNAKDDNLYLWGDISSGIPNTGLTVKAHVGHSNGNKGLGPFATSVSPTGEYWDWLFGADYVIPTTPLTLGVAYVDTDISKRESAYLQPSFSRGQDGTGSIAGGKVLVSLTAAF